Proteins from one Eupeodes corollae unplaced genomic scaffold, idEupCoro1.1 scaffold_235, whole genome shotgun sequence genomic window:
- the LOC129953571 gene encoding uncharacterized protein LOC129953571, whose amino-acid sequence MSPHEALFGQCKLEHGSDYKLLKNLNGLNNSDFKILPKACKMNIIHNRVKESLAKAHKTYEKTYNTSSKTCKFKEGQVVLKRNFILSDKSKKRNAKLCPKFIQAKIKKIVSNNLYELEDLNGKPLGIIHAKDLRT is encoded by the coding sequence ATGTCACCACACGAAGCACTTTTTGGACAATGTAAGTTAGAACATGGTTCAGACTATAAGCTTCTTAAAAATCTCAATGGATTAAATAACtcggatttcaaaattttaccgaaagcCTGTAAGATGAACATTATTCATAATCGCGTCAAAGAATCTTTGGCTAAAGCACATAAGACTTATGAAAAGACATATAATACTAGTAGCAAAACTTGCAAATTCAAAGAAGGGCAAGTTGTCTTGAAACGCAACTTTATATTAAGTGACAAGTCCAAAAAACGAAATGCTAAGTTATGCCCAAAATTCATCCaagcaaaaataaagaaaattgttagCAATAATCTTTATGAGTTGGAAGACCTCAATGGAAAACCTTTAGGAATTATTCACGCTAAAGACTTGCGAACATGA